atatatgtgtcggaggtggagggaacgaggagaaaagggagaccaaattggaggtggaaagatggagtgaaaaagattttgtgtgatcggggcctgaacatgcaggagggtgaaaggagggcaaggaatagagtgaattggattgatgtggtataccggggttgacgtgctgtcagtggattgaatcagggtatgtgaagcgtctggggtaaaccatggaaagctgtgtaggtatgtatatgtgcgtgtgtggacgtgtatgtatatatctgtgtatgggggtgggttgggccatttctttcgtctgtttccttgcgctacctcgcaaacgcgggagacagcggcaaaaaaaaaaaaataattcatactgtctgcccttattcattcccatcgtcacccccgccacacatgaaatgacaaccccctcccccgacgtgtgtgaggtagtgctaggaaaagacaacaaaggccacattcgttcacactcagtctctagctgtcatgtataatgcaccgaaaccacagctccctttccacatccagtccccacaaaactttccatggtttaccccagacactttacatgccctggttcaatccattgacagcacgtcgaccccgatataccacattgttccaattcactctattccttgcacgcctttcaccctcctgcatgttcaagccccaataactcaaaatctttttcactccatctttccacctccaatttggtctacttctcgttccctgtacctctgacacatatatcctctttgtcaatctttcctcactcattctctccatgtgaccaaaccatttcaaaacaccctcttctgctctcgcatccacattttttttattaccacacatctctcttaccctttcattacttactcgatcaaaccacctcacaccacatattgtcctcaaacatctcatttccagcacatccaccctcctccacacagctctatctatagcccatgcctcacaaccatgtaacattgttggaaccactattccttcaaacatacccattttggctttccaagataacgatctcgacttccacacttttttcaatgcccacagaactttcgccccctcacccaccctatgattcacttctgcttaagtggttccatccgctgccaaatccattcccagatatctaaaacactttacttcctccagtttttctctattcaaacttacctcccagttgacttgtccctcaaccctactgtacctaataaccttcctcttattcgcatttactctcagctttcttatttcacacactttaccaaactcagtcaaggGGTGAACAGTGTGAACAAACAAGCTAAGGGTTACCGACAAGACAATACCCTATGCAACACACTTGCCAAGTAAATCCTTCCCTGAATTTCCAGTTAAACATGAGGCAAACTGTGGGTTCCTCTTCCCAGTTTGGATAGACTCCACAGTTTGGTCTCCAAATTTTTCTGTAAACATGTGGCCATTAGAGTCTTAGGCATAACTGTGGCCATTAGCATCTTGGGCTGAATTGTGAGGAAGAAAAGCCTAGGTTCCATGAACTGTGACCGTTAGAGTCTCAGGCAGAAATGATAGATAGAAAAGGCTAGGAATGCATCACAAGACAAGGTAAGGAGGAAGACAAGGCTATAtaaccatcataaggtaaggtataatcttatatttttttatacatactGATGCAACTTTCATTCTTTTCAAACTAACTGATTTCTTAGTTTGAGCAAATAGTGACTACTACCTATGGAATATTTAAGCAGATGTTTTGAATGATACTATTCAGTATTCTATAAATGAGGAAAACATTGTATGGACAACCTGCATTTAAGTGCAGTAGAGAATGTGcataatgaaggaaaagaaaagatggCATTATACATATGATTTATTAAAACTCATTGCTTTAGGGTCATTACCAGTAATTTGCATAGTAGAGGACTAGGATATTTGGGGAAAATCATGCAAATACAACTATGTTAAAAGTGAAGCATGAATGAAATTGACAGGTGGAGGGATTTGTTTAGTTTCTGACTATTGTTTTATAATTTTAATACATTGGACTTTTGAACATTTCAGGAGGTGTATTGTGATGTTACATTGGCTTGTGATGGACGATTTTACCCAGTCCACAAGCTGGTTCTCTCCACCTGCAGTGACTTCTTTGATCAGATGTTTGAGAAAACTGCATGCAAGCACCCAGTCATAGTAATGGCCAATATAGCACACAAAGATCTGGAAGCCCTGCTAAACTACATGTACCTGGGTGAAGTGAATGTCTTGCAGACTGAGCTCTCAGCACTTATGAAAGCTGCTGAAATGCTCAGGATTAAAGGTCTTGCTGAGCCAACCAAAGGGCTTTCAGCAAAGGACACTCGAGAGGGTAAGCGAACCATTTCATGGGATAAAGATTTACCTGATAGTAAAAGGAGGAAGTCTGAGGAAATACCAGGTTCTGTTTCAAGACTGTTTCAATCTTCTGTCAGTGAAAGTGATAGAACAACAAATACACGAGATACCCAAAAATCAAGAATAGCGAATAGTGATTCTCAGAATTCGAGGCTTAGTATTCAAATTCCAACAAGATGTGAAAGTAGTTCTAGCAGTTCAACTGACCAGATAGGCACATCATCCACAGAACCACCAAGTCAGCCCACAAGCCAAGAAGCAGGAGCATCTTCCCAGGCTGATCCCAGCTTTGAGCCTGTTGACAAGCCTCCTCGCCCTGAGGTATGCTGTACATTATAAGAATTAGTCTTACCACCAGTAGGTTACTTAGAGGCAGATGCTTGCTCACTTGAGTCAGTGCTGTcattatgatttttctttctgAATGTTTTTATGACAGAGCACATCAGTTAATGTTGGATAAATTTAgaatataccagggtcaatgtgctgtcaatggactgaaccagggcatataaaatgtctggggtacaccttggaaaggtctgtggggcctggatgtggatagggagctgtggtttcagttcattacacatgacagctagacactgagtgtgaatgaatgtggccttttttccctgttttcatggcactacctcactgaggcagggggtagcaatgctgtttcctttggggcagggtggtaccgggaataaatgaaggcaagcaagtatgcatatgtacatgtgtatatttgtctgtgtatgtatatgttgatatgtatgtacgtgtatatatgcctgtatgggcatttatgtttatttatttattattttgcttagccactgtctcccgcgttaacgaggtagctcaaggaaacagacgaaagaatggcccaacccacccacatacgcatgtatatacatacatgtccacacatgtgtatatatatgtgtgtgtgtggatgtaaccaagatgagaaaaaaggagagataggtagtatgtttgaggataggaacctggatgttttgtctgtgagtgaaacgaagctcaagagtaaaggggaagagtggtttgggaatgtcttgggagtaaagtcaggggttagtgagaggacaagagcaagggaaggagtagcactactgaaacaagggtggtgggagtatgtgatagagtgtaagaaagtaaactgtagattgatatgggtaaaactgaaagtggatggagagagatgggtgattattggtgcatatgcacctgggcatgagaagaaagatcatgagaggcaagtgttttgggagtagctgagtgagtggtagttttgatgcacgagactgggttatagtgatgggtgatttgaatgcaaagtgagtaatgtggcagttgaggaataaaggtgtacatggggtgttcagtggtgtaaatggaaatggtgaagagcttgtagatttatgtgctgaaaaaggactggtgattgggaatacctggtttaaaaagagagatattcataagtatacgtatgtaagtaggagagatggccagagagcgttattggattatgaatTGATTGATAGGTGatcgaaagagaaacttttggatgttaatgtgctgagaggtgcaactgaagggatgtctgattggtatcttgtagaggcaaaagtgaagatttgtagaggttttcagaaaagaagagagaatgttggggtgaagagagttgtgagtgtaagtgagcttgggaaggagacttgtgtgaggaagtaccaggagagactgagttcagaatggaaaaaggtgagaacaaaggaggtaaggggagtgggggaggaatgggatgtatttagggaagcagtgatggcttgcgcaaaagatgcttgtggcatgagaagcgtgggaggtgggcagattagaaagggtagtaagtggtgggataaagaggtaagattattagtgaaatagtggagagaggcatttggacgatttttgcaggggaataatgcaaatgagtgggagatgtataaaagaaagaggcaggacgtcaagagaaaggtgcaagaggtgaaaaagagggcaaatgagagttggggtaagagagtatcattaaattttagggagaataaaaagatgttttggaaggaggtaaataaagtgcgtaaggcaagggaacaaatgggaacatcagtgaagggggctaatggggaggtgataacaagtagtggtgatgtgaggagatggagtgagtattttgaaagtttgttgaatgagtttgatgatagagtggcagatatagggtgttttggtcgaggtggtgtgcaaagtgagaaggttagggagaatgattcggtagacagagaagaggtagtaaaagctttaaggaagatgaaagccaggaaagcagcgggtttggatggtattgcagtggaatttatgaaaaaagggggtgactgtattgctgactggttggtaagattatttaatgtatgtatgactcatggtgaggtgcctgaggattggcggaatgcttgcatagtgccattgtacaaaggcaaaggggataaaagtgagtgctcaaattacagaggtataattttgttgagtattcctgggaaattatatgggagggtattgattgagagggtgaaggcatgtacagagcatcagattggggaagagcagtgtggtttcagaagtggtagaggatgtgtggatcaggtgtttgctttgaaaaatgtatgtgagaaatacttagaaaagcaaatggatttgtatgtagcatttatggatctggagaaggcaaatgatagagttgagaataagtgagaaaagattgacaaagaggatatgtgtcagagagggagagaacgataagtgggagaccaaattggaggtggaaagatggagtgaaaatgttttgagtggtaggggcctgaacatgcaggagggtgaaaggcgtgcaaggaatggagtgaattggaatgatgtggtataccagggtcgacgtgctgtcaatggattgaaccagggcatgtgaagcgtctggggtaaaccatggaaagttctgtggggcctggatgtggaaagagagctgtggttttggtgcattatacatgacagctagagactgagtgtgaatgaatgtggcatttgttgtcttttcctagcactacctcgcgcacatgcagggggagagggttggtattttattatgtggtggggtggcgacgagaatgaataagggtagacagtcctctgttctcaacgctacctcgctaatgcgggaaatggcgaatagtatgaaagaaagtatgaattatgtacatgtgtatatatgtatatgtctgtgtgtgtgtatatatatatgtatatgttgagatgtataggtatgtatatgtgcgtgtgtggatgtgtatgtatatacatgtgtatgtgggttagttaggccgttctttcgtctgtttccttgcgctacctcgctaacgtgggaaacagcaacaaagcaaaatagataaataacacgggaaatggcgaatagtttgaaagaaagaaatatatatatatatgtttatggatggggttgttagggaggtaaatgcaagagttttggaaagaggggcaagtatgaagtctgttggggatgagagagcttgggaagtgagtcagttgttgttcgctgatgatacagcgctggtggctgattcatgtgagaaactgcagaagctggtgactgagtttggtaaagtgtgtgaaagaagaaagttaagagtaaatgtgaataagagcatggttattaggtactgtagggttgagggtcaagtcaattgggaggtaagtttgaatggagcaaaactggaggaagtaaagtgttttagatatctgggagtggatctggcagcggatggaaccatggaagcggaagtggatcatagggtgggggagggggcgagaatcctgggagccttgaagaatgtgtggaagtcgagaacattatctcggaaagcaaaaatgggtatgtttgaaggaatagtggttccaacaatgttgtatggttgcgaggcgtgggctgtggatagagttgtgcgcaggaggatggatgtgctggaaatgagatgtttgaggacaatgtgtggtgtgaggtggtttgatcgagtgagtaacgtaagggtaagagagatgtgtggaaataaaaagagcgtggttgagagagcagaagaaggtgttttgaaatggtttgggcacatggagagaatgagtgaggaaagattgaccaagaggatgtatgtgtcggaggtggagggaacgagaagtgggagaccaaattggaggtggaaagatggagtgaaaaagattttgtgtgatcggggcctgaacatgcaggagggtgaaaggagggcaaggaatagagtgaattggatcgatgtggtattctttgtctgtttcctggtgctaccttgctaatatgggaaacagcggttaagtgtaaaataaataaaaaaaattattgttataTCAtaattaatcactgtttcccgcatcagcgaggtagtgatagagtgtcaggaacaaatgaagaaaagctgcattcactcacatccagtctcttgctgtcatgtttaatgcaccaaaaacatagCCCCCTATCCTCAACAGAGCTCCACAGACATTTCCTTGGTTTTACTCAGCCACTGTGCATgatctggtttagtccattgacattTTGACAGCCCCTATATCCTACATCATTCCCAGTCACTCTATCCTATGCTTGCCTCTCACTGCATATCAATGATACCAGATGAAATCTCTGAGGCTCTACTTCTTAGAGTGCAGACAatagaggtatatcatcataatattattttttttattattattatactttattgctgtctcccgcgttagcaaggtagtgcaaggaaacacctatacctggaaaatcctagaaagtatggttcccaacttacttTCAGAAATGTGATCCTGGTAGCACAACAGGCACTGAAATCTTTGTTGAATAgttcctctgaaatccaaagataTGGtatacacaaaaagagagaacatctTTAACATCAAGGGCCCAAGTCTCTTTGACACCTTGCCTGCTATCATCAGAAATAGCATGAAATGCACAGTGAAGTTTGACAGTGCACTGGACAAATATCTACAAAGTCCACCATACCAGCCAGGCTGTAGTGACTATGTGGCCCTGTGGGCTACATCTTCCAACAGCCTGGCCCAGCCTAGGCTGCGGGGTGGAGACCCCTGAGGACTGCATCAGCCATATTCACTTGGCAAGTGTCATGATGATAAGAGGTATTCTGTGTATGATTTAGGACTAAGGTGCTTATCATTAACTTCATATGATGCTAAGTCTAAAGTAGCCCATCAGTTATTTCTTGTGAAGATTTGTTGCCTTTTTCCTAACTTAATAGATATTCTTTTCCAGGTTAAAATGGAAGAAGTATTAGTAAAAGAAGAGCCCTCAGGTTGGTTCCCTGACACAGAGGAAGGGCTGGAAAGCTTGCAGTACAGTGAACCAGACACAAGCCTTGAGTACAGTAGTCAGCAGACAAACTACCAGGCAGGATGTCTACCGTGGGAGTTGGCTGCCACTCAGGCACAGACCTTAGACACTCATTTGTCACAGAACATTCCTGGACCTTCAAGAATACAAGGGGTAAGTTTGACTTTGAAATTTTGATTGTGATTATGCCTTTATAATactttattattgtttttattttaaGTTTTCGTTTTTTCTTTGACTTATTCTTTTCCCTGATGGAATGAATTTGATTTTTCAGATAGTATTTTTTTCAGATGCAAAAGCTAGACTGGTGCACAATTTAAAATTTGATCGTATGTTGTTAATCATCATTAgaagtagaagtaataggtaggagcattaaaaGTAGTctaaggaacattaggtgggagtctCTGCAAACAGTGCACTGGATTTGCCctttgtcagtggcctgttaagattgaggcactaaaggctaagcattggcactggagttctttaggtATGGAGATTATGTtgcagtggccacccctttgTGGGAGTTCCAGTTACAACAGACATCAAAGATATGGATAAATAGATCATTTACATTTTTCTGTGCTTTTGCCTTTTATCACGGGATGAATATGTCTTATCCTACAGTGAGTCAGTGAGTGAGCAAAGGAAATGAGGGAGTTTACTCTCTCTAGGAATAATTGGGCATCATCTAAGTAATAACCTGAGAGTAATCCTACCATCCATCTCTAAAACCAGGATCATCTTGTGTGAACCACTGCTCACTGCCTTTTTGCATCACAGGTTCAAGCCCAGAGTTTGTACTTAGTCAAATATTTATCTGCTACATGCTAACCTAAACAACAGTGTCTGGCCTGACCTAAACAACAGTCTGGTTTATTGCTTCATTTTTTACTTTTTCGCTCACCCTCTGTCAGGCCCTCATTGACAAAATACGCATCCTTTTACTTGTGATTACTTTTTGACTTGGGGAACAAGTAAGTAGGTCATTCCATCAAGATGAGGTTCATTATATGTGTTAAGGGCCCATGCAGTTCAAGTTTCTTTACATTTAAGAAGTGTGTGTCTCTCTTAATTTGGTGCTTCTTAGTGCACATATCAGTAGAGAAGTGTTTTTTAGTGTTTTTCCTCCATGTGGGTCATGTTTTGGCtgtactttttttatttttcctgtgaTTTTGGCATTGCTGTTATGAGATGCAATCACATTACCATCTCATAGCAGTTTTGATGACCATCTACTTCAACAAGGCAGCCAGCATTTTGTAAAACTTTCATATGTGTCCACTGTTTTCCATGTAAGCATGGTAGCAccaaaaacaaatgaagaaatggcctcatttgctcacatccaggtGGCTTTGCAGGCCTCTCCATGAtattccctgactgcttcatatgccctagttcagtcctttgacagcacattgcccttTGCATACCATtttgctccatttcactctattctatgtACATCCTACACGCTACTGCTTGTCCAGGCCCCaagtactcaaaatctttttcaccccatctttccatctacaatttggtttGTCCCTTCCCTTGTTTTCACCACCTCTGATATGTAAATCTTTTTTATCAACTTATCCTCTATCATTTTcccaatatgtccaaaccaattcacacccatcctcaatcattttctccatatgtccaaaccaattcacaccctcttcaggtctgTCAGCTATACTCCTCTTATTAGTGCAgccctcccttaccctatcatttaTCACTTGGTCAACGTCAGCTATACTCCTCTTATTAGTGCAgccctcccttaccctatcatttaTCACTTGGTCAACCCGCCTCACTGTATGTTGTcatcagacattttatttccaacacgttCACTTGCTTCTCTACATTCTCATCTAGAGCcagtgcctcgcatccatataacacttgTGTGTAGTATACCTTCAGACATGACTATTTTTGtctgaacaatcgcatgtttaccaaatggcatcctggCTTCgtctttcgatgtatatcaactgtctcccctgatgatgtgattattacacaaaagtgcacttgggaacttatcgtgtttcattttccccgtggactcataggaataccacatcgttccaattcactctattccttgcatgcctttcaccctcctgcatattcaggccccaatcactcaaaatctttttcactccatctttccacctccaatttggtctcccaccactcctccttccctccacctctgacacatatatcctcttggtcaatctttcctcactcattctctccatgtgaccaaaccatttcaaaacgccctcttctgctctctcaaccacactctttttatttccacacatctctcttacccttacattacttactcgatcaaaccacctcacaccacatattgtcctcaaacatctcatttcctgcacatccaccctcctgcgcacaactctatccatagcccatgcctcgcaaccatacaacattgttggaaccactattccttcaaacatacccatttttgctttccgagataatgttctcgacttcaaaacattcttcaaggctcccagaattttcgccccctcccccaccctatgattcacttccgcttccattgttccatccactgccagatccactcccagatatctaaaacactttacttcctccagtttttctccattcaaacgtacctcccaattgatgctctctggccatctttcctacttacatactatgtattatctcgctttttaaaccaggtattcccaatcaccagtcctttttcagcacataaatctacaagctcttcaccatttccatttacaacactgaacaccccatgtataccaattattccctcacctgccacattactcacctttgcattcaaatcacccatcactataacccggtctcgtgcatcaaaaccactaacacactcactcagctgcttccaaaacacttgcctctcattatctttcttctcatgcccaggtgcatatgcaccaataatcacccatctctctccattaactttcagttttacccatatcaatccagaatatactttctttcactctatcacatactcccacaactcctgtttcaggaggagtgctactccttcccttgctcttgtcctctcactaacccctgactttactcccaagacattcccaaaccactcttcccctttacccttgagcttcgtttcagtcagagccaaaacatccaggttcctttcctcaaacatactacctatctctccttttttctcatcttggttacatccacacatatttagacaccccaatctgagccttcgaggaggatgagcactcctcgcgcgactccttcttctgtttctccttttagaaagttaaaatacaaggaggggaggatttctggccccccgctcccgccccctttagtcgccttctacgacacgtgaggaatgcgtgggaagtattctttctcccctatcccttatcccctatatatatatgtttctttctttcttttcttttaaactattcgccatttcccgcgttagcgaggtagcgttaagaacagaggactgggccttttttggaatatcctcatctggccccctctgttccttcttttggaaaattaaaaaaaaacgggaggggaggatgtccagccccccgctccccccatatatatatatatatatatatatatatatatatatatatatatatatatatatatatatatatatgactcatggtgaggtgcctgaggattggcggaatgcatgcatagtaccattgtacaaaggcaaaggggacaagagtgagtgctcagattacagaggtataagtttcttgagtattcctgggaaattatatgggagggtattgattgagagggtgaaggcatgtacagagcatcagattggggaagagcagtgtggtttcagaagtggtagaggatgtgtggatcaggtgtttgccttgaagaatgtatgtgagaaatacttagaaaagcaaacggatttgtatgtagcatttatggatctggagaaggcatatgatagagttgatagagatgctctgtggaaggtattaagaatatatggtgtgggaggcaagttgttagaagcagtgaaaagtttttatcgaggatgtaaggcatgtgtacgtgtaggaagagaggaaagtgattggttctcagtgaatgtaggtttgcggcaggggtgtgtgatgtctccatggttgtttaatttgtttatggatggggttgttagggaggtgaatgcaagagttttggaaagaggggcaagtatgaagtctgttgtggatgagagagcttgggaagtgagtcagttgttgttcgctgatgatacagcgctggtggctgattcatgtgagaaactgcagaagctggtgactgagtttagtaaagtgtgtgaaagaagaaagttaagagtaaatgtgaataagagcaaggttattaggtacagtagggttgagggtcaagtcaattgggagggaagttcgaatggagaaaaactggaggaagtaaagtgttttagatatctgggagtggatctggcagcgaatggaaccatggaagcggaagt
This sequence is a window from Panulirus ornatus isolate Po-2019 chromosome 11, ASM3632096v1, whole genome shotgun sequence. Protein-coding genes within it:
- the LOC139751162 gene encoding uncharacterized protein isoform X3; this encodes MDGGLLSLRWNDHGQTFFSMLSSVRKREVYCDVTLACDGRFYPVHKLVLSTCSDFFDQMFEKTACKHPVIVMANIAHKDLEALLNYMYLGEVNVLQTELSALMKAAEMLRIKGLAEPTKGLSAKDTREGKRTISWDKDLPDSKRRKSEEIPGSVSRLFQSSVSESDRTTNTRDTQKSRIANSDSQNSRLSIQIPTRCESSSSSSTDQIGTSSTEPPSQPTSQEAGASSQADPSFEPVDKPPRPEVKMEEVLVKEEPSGWFPDTEEGLESLQYSEPDTSLEYSSQQTNYQAGCLPWELAATQAQTLDTHLSQNIPGPSRIQGDILDFQRQERWTQYIEEQRERYRKYEATKRSRNFVESWRLEFEWVYYDTKRRVMTCTTCLKYGTEEDRNSRFVSGNTNFKRLALVRHQRSRIHRRCEARRIAELGPDATEGHHGILA